Proteins encoded within one genomic window of Lynx canadensis isolate LIC74 chromosome B4, mLynCan4.pri.v2, whole genome shotgun sequence:
- the LOC116738192 gene encoding LOW QUALITY PROTEIN: cationic amino acid transporter 3-like (The sequence of the model RefSeq protein was modified relative to this genomic sequence to represent the inferred CDS: inserted 1 base in 1 codon; substituted 1 base at 1 genomic stop codon), with product MLCQALCRFGQKLVRRRTLEQPVAETARSLTTLDIVALGMNYTMSIIVYILPGEVARDKAGPSIVICFLVAGLTSVLTGLTYAEISSRVPHSGSSYLYSYVTVGELGAFITGWNLLLINTVYVSIVTQAWILVFDNVFGNQIFQMLHDSISLNVSRVFADVLVFFVVFLVFLFIGFLTWKIRQLPVVTKVFTLVKIIVLIFVIIAGFIKGDLHNWQLTEEDYIKAGLNDTSGLGPLGSGGFMPFGFEGILRGAATCLYTFVGFTFIITRVEEAKNPQHSIPRGIVISLFICLLVYFGVFSARTLMVPYYQLQRGSTLPEVFLHIGWTPAYYVVAFGFLCLSINSFDFIFPIQWVIHMMAQDGLLFPVLVRIQTGTNIPIVATVIFGIIALVIVFFFGLTDLLGFMSLGPLLAFSLLVFGVLIVRYQPEMHNGGNEAEVRDGNREVVAEKLTLQGLLFPGSSIPTPLSGRVVYVCSSLLVLLIILLCLVLAQWPVLLSGDPLWISVVVVLLVLITGLTGVIWRXPQSSTPLYFKVPALPFLSVLSIFMNVYLMMQMTAGTWAILGVWMLIGFAIYFSYGIQHSLXQLTSLKTKTVDLELSSASTYLV from the exons ATGTTGTGTCAAGCACTTTGCAGATTTGGTCAAAAGCTGGTACGCAGACGTACACTGGAACAACCTGTGGCTGAGACTGCCAGAAGCCTGACCACTCTGGATATAGTGGCCCTGGGTATGAACTATACAATGAGTATAATTGTGTATATCCTGCCTGGTGAAGTGGCTAGAGATAAAGCAGGACCATCCATTGTGATCTGCTTCTTGGTGGCTGGCCTAACTTCAGTGTTGACTGGGCTGACCTATGCAGAGATTAGTTCCCGAGTTCCACATTCTGGTTCTTCATATCTCTACAGCTATGTCACTGTAGGTGAACTCGGGGCTTTCATCACTGGCTGGAACCTCCTCCTCATAAATACTGTCTATGTAAGCATTGTGACCCAAGCCTGGATCTTAGTTTTTGACAATGTTTTTGGAAACCAGATATTTCAGATGCTGCATGACAGCATCTCACTAAATGTTTCCCGTGTTTTTGCAGATGTTCTAGTCTTCTTTGTTGTGTTCCTTGTGTTTTTATTCATAGGATTTCTGACTTGGAAGATTAGGCAGCTTCCTGTGGTTACCAAAGTGTTCACATTGGTGAAAAtcattgttctcatttttgtCATCATTGCTGGCTTCATTAAGGGGGACCTGCACAACTGGCAGCTCACAGAAGAGGACTACATAAAGGCTGGACTCAATGACACCTCTGGCTTGGGCCCCCTGGGGTCTGGAGGATTTATGCCTTTTGGCTTTGAGGGGATTCTCCGTGGAGCAGCTACCTGTctctatacatttgtgggtttcacttttattattacCAGAGTTGAAGAAGCCAAGAATCCCCAACATTCCATCCCCAGGGGCATTGTAATTTCACTGTTCATCTGTCTTTTGGTGTATTTTGGTGTCTTTTCAGCACGTACACTCATGGTGCCTTACTACCAGCTTCAACGTGGGAGCACCTTGCCTGAGGTATTTCTCCATATTGGCTGGACCCCTGCCTACTATGTTGTAGCTTTTGGATTCCTCTGTCTTTCTATCAACTCCTTTGACTTTATATTCCCCATACAATGGGTGATACATATGATGGCACAGGATGGCCTCCTATTCCCTGTCCTTGTCAGGATCCAAACTGGCACAAACATCCCCATCGTGGCCACTGTGATCTTTGGCATTATTGCACTAGTCATAGTATTCTTCTTTGGGCTCACTGATCTTCTGGGCTTCATGTCACTTGGGCCCCTGCTAGCTTTCTCTCTGCTGGTTTTTGGTGTTCTCATTGTCAGGTATCAGCCTGAGATGCATAATGGGGGAAATGAAGCAGAGGTGCGGGATGGGAATAGAGAAGTTGTAGCAGAGAAGCTGACTCTACAGGGATTACTTTTTCCAGGCAGCTCCATCCCCACTCCACTCTCCGGCCGGGTTGTCTATGTTTGCTCCTCACTGCTTGTTCTGCTGATCATTCTTCTTTGCCTGGTGCTGGCCCAGTGGCCAGTTCTGCTTTCTGGAGACCCACTGTGGATTTCAGTGGTTGTGGTGCTCCTGGTGCTCATCACTGGGCTCACTGGGGTCATCTGGAGATAGCCTCAGAGCTCCACTCCCCTTTACTTTAAGGTCCCtgctctgcctttcctctccGTACTGAGCATCTTCATGAATGTTTACCTTATGATGCAGATGACAGCTGGCACCTGGGCTATACTTGGTGTCTGGATGCTGATTGGGTTTGCTATCTACTTCAGCTATGGGATCCAGCACAGCC GTCAATTAACCTCACTTAAGACCAAAACTGTGGACCTTGAACTCAGCAGTGCCAGTACATATTTGGTTTGA